In Alkalihalobacillus sp. FSL W8-0930, a single window of DNA contains:
- a CDS encoding ABC transporter ATP-binding protein: MITFEGVTKTFADGTKGVDHLSLTINSGEFFVLIGPSGCGKTTTMKMINRLIDPTEGTIKIDDDRVQDVNIHKLRWNIGYVLQQIALFPNMTIAENIAVVPEMMKWSKQDVKTRVDELLQMVGLDPNQFRDRMPDELSGGQQQRIGVARALAGNPNIILMDEPFSALDPISREQLQHDIKNLQKDIKKTIVFVTHDMDEALALGEKICVMRDGAAVQIGTPEELVTNPKNEFVQQFIGNRGPKKAQSIEAFIQTDSPYVQTHDTNETELEFILDENGSLAETKYQKMTQPNVEMVSVNDSVKDVYASLQKSNLPALPVERDNRIVGTISYEDLARMAAEGSESK, encoded by the coding sequence TTGATAACGTTTGAAGGGGTCACGAAAACATTTGCTGATGGGACTAAAGGTGTTGATCATCTATCGTTAACCATCAACAGTGGTGAGTTTTTTGTATTAATTGGACCGAGCGGCTGTGGAAAAACAACCACAATGAAAATGATCAACCGGTTGATTGATCCGACGGAAGGAACAATCAAGATAGACGATGACCGTGTACAAGATGTCAACATACATAAATTGCGTTGGAATATTGGATATGTCCTTCAACAAATCGCGTTGTTTCCAAATATGACGATTGCAGAAAACATTGCAGTTGTTCCGGAAATGATGAAATGGAGTAAACAAGATGTTAAAACAAGAGTGGATGAACTACTCCAAATGGTTGGACTTGATCCAAACCAGTTCCGAGACAGGATGCCAGATGAACTTTCCGGAGGACAACAACAGCGCATTGGAGTGGCGCGAGCGCTCGCGGGTAACCCAAACATTATCTTAATGGACGAGCCTTTCAGTGCACTTGATCCAATTAGTCGTGAACAATTACAACATGACATTAAAAATCTGCAAAAAGACATCAAGAAAACAATCGTTTTTGTTACGCATGATATGGATGAAGCATTGGCATTAGGGGAGAAAATTTGTGTGATGAGAGATGGAGCAGCAGTTCAGATTGGAACGCCAGAGGAGCTGGTGACAAACCCGAAAAATGAATTTGTGCAGCAATTCATTGGAAATCGAGGTCCCAAAAAAGCGCAATCAATTGAAGCCTTTATTCAAACAGATAGTCCTTATGTACAAACACATGATACAAACGAGACGGAGCTTGAGTTTATATTAGATGAAAATGGCTCGTTAGCAGAAACCAAATACCAAAAAATGACTCAACCGAATGTAGAAATGGTATCGGTTAATGATTCTGTTAAAGATGTGTACGCTTCTCTCCAAAAAAGCAATCTTCCTGCTCTCCCTGTTGAGCGAGATAACCGCATTGTCGGAACGATCTCTTATGAGGATTTAGCTCGTATGGCAGCAGAAGGGAGCGAGAGTAAATGA
- a CDS encoding ABC transporter permease/substrate-binding protein: MNGFLNDFYNLFLQRQDMLWTALWEHLQLSIISLLIAVVIAVPVGILLSRKDSIAEVIIGIAAVLQTIPSLALLGFMILFVGIGTTPAIIALTAYALLPILRNTYTGIKEVNPAIREAARGMGMNSFRSLIKVELPIALPTVMAGIRTSMVLIVGTATLAALIGAGGLGDLIMTGIQRSNNEYILLGAIPAALLALLFDGILRLTEKMSKRNSYKPVVVVIGLSLAIIFVPILAGRGAVGPDLVVGGKMGAEPEIVGNMYKHLIEEQTELTVQVQGNLGATDFVFNALRVGDIDVYPEFSGTIVGELLALEDFSYDPDEAYQQAKEGIYDEYQFRFLEPMLYNNTYAIAVPRDKAEEEGIETISDLNSVKDDWSFGFSFEFIDRQDGYAGFPERYGFELSNVSSLDVSAGFRAIESEDIEGTDVFSTDPQIVENDLLVLEDDQNLFPPYQGAPLIREETLEQYPEVEDILNQLAGKISEEDIQELNYLVDIEDENPSDVAKEYLVELGLLDE; encoded by the coding sequence ATGAACGGATTCTTAAACGATTTTTATAACCTTTTTTTACAAAGACAGGACATGCTTTGGACGGCGCTCTGGGAGCACTTGCAGCTATCAATCATTTCATTATTAATTGCTGTGGTTATCGCAGTTCCTGTGGGAATTCTCCTATCTAGAAAAGACAGTATTGCCGAAGTGATTATTGGCATTGCTGCTGTTCTTCAAACGATACCAAGTCTTGCGTTACTTGGATTCATGATCTTATTTGTTGGAATTGGCACAACACCAGCTATTATTGCGCTAACTGCTTATGCCCTTTTACCAATTCTTCGTAATACGTATACAGGCATTAAGGAAGTTAACCCTGCCATTCGCGAGGCAGCAAGAGGAATGGGGATGAACTCGTTTCGCAGCCTGATAAAGGTGGAACTACCTATTGCCCTACCAACAGTGATGGCAGGTATTCGAACATCAATGGTTTTAATTGTTGGAACTGCAACGCTTGCTGCATTAATTGGAGCTGGGGGTCTTGGAGATTTAATCATGACAGGCATTCAGCGTTCAAATAACGAGTACATTTTACTTGGTGCGATTCCAGCAGCTCTTCTAGCGTTATTATTTGATGGGATTTTACGTTTAACGGAAAAGATGAGCAAACGGAATTCATATAAACCGGTTGTTGTAGTGATCGGATTGTCACTTGCCATTATCTTTGTTCCGATACTTGCTGGTAGAGGAGCGGTTGGCCCGGATCTTGTTGTTGGTGGGAAAATGGGTGCTGAGCCTGAGATTGTTGGAAACATGTATAAGCATTTGATTGAAGAGCAGACTGAACTTACAGTACAAGTTCAAGGAAACCTAGGTGCGACTGATTTTGTATTTAATGCATTAAGAGTTGGCGACATTGACGTGTATCCAGAATTCTCTGGTACGATCGTTGGTGAACTACTTGCATTAGAAGACTTTAGTTATGATCCAGACGAAGCGTATCAACAAGCAAAAGAAGGAATTTATGATGAATATCAATTCCGCTTCTTAGAGCCCATGTTATACAACAATACGTATGCAATTGCTGTACCTAGAGATAAGGCTGAGGAAGAGGGAATTGAGACCATCTCCGATTTAAACTCAGTAAAAGATGATTGGTCCTTTGGCTTTTCATTTGAATTTATCGATCGTCAAGATGGATATGCAGGCTTCCCGGAACGATATGGATTTGAACTTAGTAACGTATCTTCTTTAGATGTTTCTGCAGGATTTCGTGCGATTGAAAGTGAAGACATTGAAGGAACCGATGTCTTTTCAACAGATCCACAAATTGTGGAGAACGATCTACTTGTATTAGAAGATGATCAAAATCTGTTTCCGCCATATCAAGGCGCTCCATTAATTCGAGAGGAAACGTTAGAGCAGTACCCTGAAGTTGAAGATATTCTCAATCAGCTTGCTGGAAAAATTTCAGAAGAGGATATTCAAGAATTAAATTACCTGGTCGATATTGAAGACGAGAACCCTAGTGATGTAGCAAAAGAGTATCTAGTTGAACTCGGTTTATTAGATGAGTAA
- a CDS encoding CoA-binding protein → MSIENPSNQAITNILHTSKRIAVVGLSDNPERTSYMVSEAMQKAGYEIIPVNPTIKEALGVKAVSSLHEIDGDIDIVNVFRRSEFLPDIAKETVEVGANVFWSQLGVVNQEAYDYLREHNIATVMDRCIKVEHAKFK, encoded by the coding sequence ATGTCTATTGAAAACCCATCAAATCAAGCGATCACAAATATTCTTCATACTAGTAAGCGGATTGCAGTAGTAGGGCTTTCAGACAATCCTGAGAGAACTTCTTATATGGTTTCAGAGGCCATGCAAAAAGCAGGCTATGAGATTATCCCAGTGAACCCTACGATTAAAGAGGCATTAGGTGTAAAGGCCGTTTCTTCGCTTCATGAGATTGACGGTGACATTGATATTGTGAATGTCTTCAGAAGAAGCGAGTTTCTCCCTGATATCGCAAAAGAAACAGTTGAAGTTGGAGCGAATGTCTTTTGGTCACAGCTTGGTGTGGTTAACCAAGAAGCCTATGATTACTTAAGAGAACATAACATCGCAACGGTGATGGATCGTTGTATTAAAGTAGAACACGCTAAATTCAAGTAA
- the parE gene encoding DNA topoisomerase IV subunit B — translation MAKSQIEYNDDAIQVLEGLEAVRKRPGMYIGSTDARGLHHLIYEILDNAVDEAMAGFGDYIKVTLHSDGSVSVLDNGRGMPVGMHKMGKPTPEVILTVLHAGGKFGQGGYATSGGLHGVGASVVNALSEWLIVDIRRDGEHYQQQFENGGKPATTLEKKGNTRKSGTVVRFKPDPVIFSTTTFNTETLSERLREAAFLLKGLTIALADERGSETIEETFFFETGIEAFVQYLNEGKETLHPVITFNGEQNGIEMEMSFQFHDAYTENVLSFVNHVRTRDGGTHELGAKSAMTRSFNEHARKLKLLKEKDKNLEGADIREGFTAIISVRVPEAKLQFEGQTKSKLGTPEARSVLDSVVSEKLAYFFEENPDIGTSLIRKAIKASQAREAARKAREDSRNGKRKKRDVLLSGKLTPAQSRNPKRNELYLVEGDSAGGSAKQGRDRKFQAVLPLRGKVINTEKAKLDDIMKNEEIRTIIHTIGAGVGADFSIEDVNYDKVVIMTDADTDGAHIQVLLLTFFYRYMKELFDAGKIYIALPPLYKVSRGSGKKEIVEYAWDERELDNATKKVGKGYALQRYKGLGEMNPVQLWETTMDPETRTLIRVTLDDAARAEKRVTTLMGDKVEPRRKWIESHVAFGLEEETNILENENLGVTEGEQNV, via the coding sequence TTGGCAAAATCACAAATAGAATATAACGATGATGCGATACAAGTACTCGAAGGGTTAGAAGCTGTTCGTAAACGTCCGGGAATGTATATCGGAAGTACGGATGCACGCGGCTTACACCATTTGATCTATGAAATTTTAGATAACGCTGTTGACGAAGCAATGGCGGGATTCGGTGATTACATAAAAGTAACACTTCATTCAGACGGAAGTGTGTCAGTACTAGATAACGGGCGTGGAATGCCTGTTGGAATGCATAAAATGGGGAAGCCAACACCTGAGGTGATCTTAACTGTCCTCCATGCGGGAGGTAAATTCGGTCAAGGTGGATATGCAACAAGTGGAGGCTTACATGGTGTAGGGGCCTCTGTTGTTAATGCGCTTTCAGAATGGCTAATTGTTGATATTAGACGAGATGGAGAACATTATCAGCAACAGTTTGAAAATGGTGGGAAACCAGCCACTACACTTGAGAAAAAAGGCAATACACGCAAGTCGGGAACAGTTGTTCGCTTTAAACCTGATCCGGTGATTTTCTCAACAACTACATTTAATACAGAGACTCTTTCAGAGCGTTTACGTGAGGCGGCATTTTTATTAAAAGGCCTTACGATTGCACTTGCAGATGAACGGGGTTCAGAAACGATCGAAGAAACCTTCTTCTTTGAAACTGGAATTGAAGCTTTTGTTCAATACTTGAATGAAGGAAAAGAGACTTTGCATCCAGTGATCACATTTAACGGTGAGCAAAACGGAATTGAAATGGAGATGTCCTTCCAGTTCCATGATGCCTATACGGAGAATGTACTAAGCTTTGTGAACCATGTACGTACGAGAGATGGCGGAACACATGAGCTTGGTGCTAAGTCAGCAATGACTCGAAGCTTTAATGAACATGCAAGAAAATTAAAGCTTCTTAAAGAAAAAGATAAGAATTTAGAAGGTGCAGATATACGTGAGGGGTTTACAGCCATTATTTCTGTGCGTGTACCTGAAGCAAAGCTCCAGTTTGAAGGTCAAACCAAAAGTAAGCTTGGAACACCAGAAGCACGATCCGTATTAGATAGCGTTGTGTCTGAGAAGCTAGCTTATTTCTTTGAAGAGAATCCTGATATTGGGACAAGTTTGATTCGAAAAGCGATTAAAGCCTCCCAAGCACGTGAGGCAGCAAGAAAAGCACGTGAGGATTCTCGTAACGGCAAGCGTAAAAAACGAGATGTGCTATTAAGTGGGAAGTTAACACCTGCTCAATCACGTAACCCAAAACGGAATGAATTATATCTGGTTGAGGGTGATTCAGCTGGTGGTTCAGCTAAACAAGGACGCGATCGTAAATTCCAGGCCGTTCTGCCACTTCGGGGAAAAGTCATCAACACGGAAAAAGCAAAACTCGACGATATTATGAAAAACGAAGAAATTCGAACCATTATCCATACAATTGGTGCGGGGGTCGGTGCTGACTTCTCGATTGAAGATGTGAACTACGACAAAGTCGTCATCATGACAGATGCTGATACAGATGGAGCACACATTCAAGTGCTTCTCCTTACATTCTTTTATCGCTATATGAAAGAATTATTTGATGCGGGTAAGATTTATATTGCGCTACCACCTTTATATAAAGTCAGTAGAGGTTCAGGCAAAAAAGAAATCGTTGAATATGCTTGGGATGAGCGTGAATTGGATAATGCAACAAAGAAAGTCGGAAAAGGCTATGCCCTGCAGCGTTATAAAGGTCTAGGTGAGATGAATCCTGTTCAATTATGGGAGACTACAATGGATCCAGAGACACGAACGCTTATCCGTGTAACGCTTGATGATGCGGCAAGGGCTGAAAAGCGTGTGACGACACTAATGGGTGACAAAGTAGAGCCACGTCGTAAGTGGATTGAATCACATGTTGCGTTCGGTCTTGAGGAAGAAACAAATATTTTGGAAAATGAGAACTTAGGTGTAACGGAGGGCGAGCAAAATGTCTAA
- the parC gene encoding DNA topoisomerase IV subunit A, with amino-acid sequence MSKSERYLDLPLEEVIGDRFGRYSKYIIQERALPDARDGLKPVQRRILYAMYKEGNTAEKAYRKSAKTVGNVIGNYHPHGDSSVYEAMLRMSQTWKVRQLLVDMHGNNGSIDADPPAAMRYTEARLSSISSELLRDLDKDTVEFIDNFDDTEQEPVVLPAGFPNLLVNGSTGISAGYATDIPPHNLREIIDGVIMQMEKPDTTLDDLLQVVTGPDFPTGGIVQGLDGIRQAYKTGKGKVVVRAKTELEDMRGGRQQIVITEIPFEVVKANLVKKMDEIRFDKKVDGITEVRDDTDRTGLRIVVELKKDADPNAILHYLFKNTDLQTTFHFNMVAIYHKAPQLMGLQALIQAYIDHQKSVIKRRSEYELRKAKAREHIVEGLIKAVSILDEVIKVIRASQDKRDAKNNLIDSFSFTEEQAEAIVNLQLYRLTNTDVTTLQKEAEELKKRIEELEAILSSEKKLIQVIKKNLKRVQKEFGEDRRTQITAQIEELKINMDVLIAAEDVRVTVTDSGYVKRTSLRSFSASSKEPPGMKEGDRILFNQELNTTDTLLLFTKQGNYLFIPVHQLPDIRWKDNGQHVANLVTLDRDDEFLCAMGVREFAEEDSLLFLTKDGMVKRSQLSLYQAARHSKALVALKVKDGDQLIAVMRTKGTSEILLATNQGYGLWFGEEEVGLVGQRAAGVKAINLKDDDIVVGAETFSLDEKVEFILATQRGSVKKMAITEMEKSSRAKRGLVMLRELKSNPHRLVGCNRILAPTDEFLLRTEKGTETTIQAKSYRPSDRYSNGSYAVDTQKEGSLVEMKRLHKDVIDDKE; translated from the coding sequence ATGTCTAAAAGTGAACGTTATCTTGATCTTCCGTTAGAAGAAGTCATCGGTGATCGATTTGGACGCTATAGTAAATACATTATCCAAGAACGTGCATTACCAGATGCACGAGATGGATTAAAGCCCGTTCAACGTCGTATTCTTTACGCGATGTACAAAGAAGGGAATACGGCTGAAAAGGCGTATCGTAAGTCAGCAAAAACAGTCGGTAACGTGATCGGTAATTATCATCCACATGGTGACTCATCTGTGTATGAAGCAATGCTTCGTATGAGCCAAACATGGAAGGTGCGTCAATTACTTGTTGATATGCATGGGAACAATGGGTCTATTGATGCAGATCCACCAGCTGCTATGCGTTATACAGAAGCTAGACTCTCCTCTATTAGTTCTGAATTACTTCGAGATTTAGATAAAGATACGGTTGAATTTATTGATAACTTTGATGATACCGAACAGGAACCCGTCGTATTACCAGCAGGGTTTCCAAACTTACTGGTTAACGGATCTACGGGAATTTCTGCAGGATATGCTACAGACATACCACCCCATAACCTGCGTGAGATCATTGATGGTGTCATTATGCAGATGGAAAAGCCAGATACGACACTTGATGATCTTTTACAAGTGGTAACCGGTCCTGATTTCCCTACAGGGGGCATCGTTCAAGGTCTTGATGGAATCAGACAAGCCTACAAAACAGGTAAAGGTAAAGTCGTTGTTCGTGCAAAAACAGAATTAGAGGATATGCGTGGCGGCCGTCAGCAAATAGTGATTACTGAGATTCCGTTTGAAGTGGTAAAAGCGAACCTCGTAAAAAAAATGGATGAAATTCGTTTTGATAAAAAAGTAGATGGTATTACAGAGGTTCGAGATGATACGGATCGAACAGGGCTGCGAATCGTGGTTGAATTAAAGAAAGATGCAGATCCGAATGCCATTCTACATTATTTATTTAAGAATACGGATTTACAAACAACGTTCCACTTTAACATGGTTGCGATTTATCATAAGGCACCGCAATTAATGGGACTTCAAGCATTGATCCAAGCGTACATAGATCATCAGAAATCAGTGATTAAGCGTCGCTCTGAATATGAACTTAGAAAAGCGAAAGCGCGGGAGCATATTGTAGAGGGACTCATTAAAGCTGTTTCGATTCTTGATGAGGTAATCAAGGTTATTCGTGCGTCTCAAGACAAACGAGATGCTAAGAATAATTTAATTGATTCTTTCTCGTTTACTGAAGAACAGGCAGAAGCTATCGTTAACCTTCAACTTTATCGTTTAACGAATACGGATGTGACTACACTTCAAAAAGAAGCAGAAGAATTAAAGAAGCGCATTGAAGAATTAGAAGCGATTTTATCAAGTGAGAAAAAGCTGATCCAAGTGATTAAAAAGAATCTAAAACGAGTACAAAAAGAATTTGGAGAAGATAGACGAACTCAAATTACCGCTCAGATTGAAGAATTAAAGATTAATATGGATGTACTGATTGCAGCCGAGGACGTACGCGTAACGGTTACGGATTCTGGTTATGTGAAACGGACAAGCCTGCGGTCATTCTCTGCATCAAGCAAAGAGCCACCTGGCATGAAGGAAGGGGACCGCATCCTCTTTAATCAGGAGTTAAATACAACGGATACCTTGCTTCTATTCACCAAGCAAGGGAACTATCTATTTATTCCTGTTCACCAGCTACCAGATATACGCTGGAAGGACAATGGACAGCATGTTGCGAACCTGGTGACGCTTGATCGAGACGACGAATTTCTCTGTGCCATGGGTGTCAGGGAATTTGCAGAAGAGGATTCCCTTCTGTTCCTAACGAAGGATGGCATGGTAAAACGATCTCAGCTCTCATTATATCAGGCAGCTAGACACTCAAAAGCACTAGTTGCACTAAAAGTGAAAGATGGAGATCAGCTTATTGCTGTTATGAGAACAAAAGGAACAAGTGAAATTTTATTAGCTACAAATCAAGGATACGGATTATGGTTTGGCGAAGAGGAAGTTGGCTTAGTTGGTCAGCGTGCAGCCGGCGTGAAGGCCATCAATTTAAAAGATGATGATATCGTTGTTGGGGCAGAAACCTTCTCATTAGACGAAAAGGTTGAATTTATTCTTGCAACGCAACGGGGGTCCGTTAAGAAGATGGCTATTACTGAGATGGAAAAAAGCTCAAGAGCCAAACGCGGGCTAGTGATGTTACGTGAGTTAAAAAGTAACCCACATCGTTTAGTAGGCTGTAACCGAATTTTAGCTCCAACCGATGAATTTTTACTACGTACCGAAAAAGGAACAGAAACGACCATCCAAGCAAAGTCTTATCGACCGAGTGATCGATATAGCAATGGCTCCTATGCTGTTGATACGCAAAAGGAAGGGTCACTTGTAGAAATGAAACGACTTCATAAAGATGTGATAGATGATAAAGAGTAG
- a CDS encoding TraR/DksA C4-type zinc finger protein, with protein MPLTDKQLQSLKEELLTLKKNLEGEEGFEEDYTETTGELSSGVDNHMADQAAEYEDRMKEQTFQRADQEKLQEVEEALERMEEGTYGICVDTGEEIPYERLEIVPYTKRTIEAQQKVDQEGSDQMADQQFAEAMDNVADQDTLREDTLTTKKLDKEQDAYR; from the coding sequence ATGCCATTAACAGACAAACAACTTCAATCCTTAAAAGAGGAATTGCTTACACTTAAAAAGAACCTTGAAGGAGAAGAGGGCTTCGAGGAGGACTATACGGAAACAACAGGTGAATTATCTAGTGGAGTAGATAACCACATGGCAGATCAAGCAGCCGAATACGAGGACCGGATGAAGGAACAAACGTTTCAGCGTGCAGATCAAGAAAAGCTACAAGAAGTAGAAGAGGCTTTGGAACGGATGGAAGAAGGGACTTATGGGATATGCGTGGATACGGGAGAAGAGATTCCGTATGAGCGATTAGAGATCGTACCTTATACAAAGAGAACGATCGAAGCACAGCAAAAAGTAGATCAAGAAGGCTCAGATCAGATGGCAGATCAACAATTTGCTGAAGCCATGGACAACGTGGCAGATCAAGACACTCTACGTGAGGATACCTTAACTACTAAGAAACTTGATAAAGAGCAAGACGCATATAGATAA
- the ytvI gene encoding sporulation integral membrane protein YtvI, which produces MTKAQAYMVLRAILFTLALILASWLFIKLFKVTYPFWFAAFFAWTMQPFIRLLMKKVKLNSGFASIISLLCGIVVISSLLAGIVFLIYISLRRFFDQVPIWIETGSLKFQSFFNETILPFWQQGLGLFNSLDGTQQEALKQSISQLGGQLGSLIGQTGQSLLDWTYQLILGLPAFLVAFLFGVISIYFMGKSWHSYQAAFRKVIPQRVTSKFQEFVQGVRIRLFGFIRAQLILMFITAIIVYIGLLIIRVDGAFTLAIIVGLAELLPYLGTGTILLPWAIYLLVSGDFSLAFGILILYGIIVVIRQMIEPKVLSSSLNLNPVAVLISMFAGLQLLGAAGIIVGPLVLVLIMIFHDIGLTTSIGLFIRDGWKQEE; this is translated from the coding sequence ATGACCAAAGCTCAAGCCTACATGGTACTACGAGCCATTTTGTTTACGCTCGCTCTCATCTTAGCTAGCTGGCTTTTTATTAAATTATTTAAAGTCACTTATCCTTTTTGGTTTGCTGCTTTCTTTGCATGGACCATGCAGCCTTTTATCAGGCTTCTCATGAAAAAAGTGAAACTAAATTCAGGCTTTGCTAGCATCATTAGCTTACTTTGCGGAATTGTAGTCATTTCTTCGCTACTAGCCGGAATAGTGTTTCTTATTTACATTAGTTTAAGACGATTTTTTGATCAGGTTCCTATTTGGATTGAAACAGGGTCCCTTAAATTTCAAAGCTTTTTTAATGAAACGATTCTTCCCTTCTGGCAGCAAGGACTCGGATTATTTAATAGTCTTGATGGTACCCAACAAGAAGCACTGAAGCAAAGCATCTCGCAATTGGGTGGACAATTAGGCTCTCTTATCGGGCAAACTGGTCAATCGTTGCTTGATTGGACCTATCAGCTTATATTGGGTCTTCCAGCTTTTCTTGTTGCTTTCTTATTCGGTGTCATTAGTATCTACTTTATGGGTAAAAGCTGGCACAGCTATCAAGCTGCCTTTAGAAAAGTGATCCCACAACGAGTCACAAGTAAGTTCCAGGAGTTTGTTCAAGGTGTAAGGATTCGCTTGTTCGGATTTATTAGAGCTCAGCTCATTCTTATGTTTATTACGGCGATTATCGTTTATATCGGGCTTTTAATCATTCGTGTGGATGGCGCTTTTACGTTAGCGATTATCGTTGGACTTGCAGAGCTATTGCCTTACTTAGGAACTGGTACAATCTTGCTTCCATGGGCCATTTACTTATTAGTTAGTGGTGACTTTTCATTAGCTTTTGGTATTCTGATTTTGTACGGAATTATTGTAGTTATTCGTCAAATGATTGAACCAAAGGTTTTATCAAGTAGCTTGAATTTGAATCCTGTTGCCGTATTAATCTCTATGTTTGCTGGCCTTCAACTTTTGGGTGCCGCCGGTATTATCGTCGGTCCGTTAGTTTTAGTGTTAATTATGATCTTCCATGATATCGGTTTAACGACATCCATTGGTCTTTTTATCCGGGATGGATGGAAGCAAGAAGAATAA
- a CDS encoding flagellar motor protein MotB, which yields MSARRKKHDEEHVDESWLLPYADMLTLLLALFIILFAMGQVDNTRYESLKSALNEALGGTSILEHSDSLEGEGTSPPEDATEVTDLDEVNENDQQTDQDGTNQEGPSEDLWELQRELNRYIEEQGLSDRLTTEIGMDGLLITINDNILFDSGSDGLKDEARDIVFEISDMLATDPPRYIQISGHTDDNPISTPQFQSNWSLSIARAENVLGFFLMNDRLNPNQFIVAGHGEYKPIASNDTEEGRQQNRRVEILILPFNVERERLETEYAE from the coding sequence ATGTCAGCTAGACGTAAGAAACATGATGAAGAGCATGTTGACGAAAGTTGGTTATTACCTTATGCCGACATGCTTACGTTACTACTCGCTCTTTTTATAATTTTGTTTGCGATGGGTCAAGTAGACAATACACGCTATGAATCATTAAAATCAGCTCTAAATGAAGCCTTAGGTGGAACGAGTATTCTAGAGCATTCTGATTCATTAGAGGGTGAGGGCACATCCCCTCCTGAAGATGCTACAGAAGTCACTGACCTAGATGAAGTAAATGAAAATGATCAGCAAACCGATCAAGATGGAACGAATCAGGAAGGTCCCTCTGAAGATCTGTGGGAGCTACAACGAGAGTTAAACCGTTACATTGAGGAACAAGGATTAAGCGATCGCCTTACAACGGAAATCGGTATGGATGGTCTCCTCATCACAATTAATGACAACATTTTGTTTGATTCAGGTAGTGATGGACTAAAAGATGAAGCACGAGACATCGTGTTTGAGATTTCAGATATGCTAGCAACAGATCCACCAAGGTATATTCAAATTTCGGGTCACACCGATGATAATCCTATTAGCACACCCCAGTTCCAATCAAACTGGTCATTAAGCATTGCACGTGCTGAAAATGTATTAGGCTTTTTCTTAATGAATGATCGCCTGAACCCAAATCAATTTATTGTAGCTGGTCATGGTGAGTACAAGCCAATTGCTTCAAATGACACAGAAGAAGGTCGTCAACAAAACCGCCGTGTAGAAATCTTAATTCTCCCATTTAACGTTGAGAGAGAACGACTAGAAACCGAATATGCTGAATAA
- the motA gene encoding flagellar motor stator protein MotA, with protein sequence MDKTSYIGIALGVAAVLFGMVAKGTSLAVLVNPAAILIIFAGTAAAIMIAFPFAEVKRVPSLFKVLFTEKKQVSQEELVKQFVEYATISRREGMLALETKVDEINDPFFKQAVRMMIDGQEPEFIRHTLNERIDAMQDRHASGASIFTQAGTYSPSLGVLGAVLGLIAALGNLDDTEALGHSIAAAFVATLFGIFLGYVLFHPFANKLKRKSRAEVLHNHMIVEGTIAILNGSSPRAIEEYLSVYMGEKEQLSYIEGAEQENVS encoded by the coding sequence ATGGATAAAACGTCATATATCGGAATTGCCTTGGGTGTTGCAGCCGTGCTATTTGGGATGGTGGCAAAAGGTACCAGCTTGGCCGTTCTTGTAAACCCTGCTGCTATCCTGATCATTTTTGCGGGAACAGCCGCTGCAATTATGATCGCCTTCCCTTTTGCTGAGGTAAAGCGAGTTCCTAGTTTGTTTAAAGTATTATTTACCGAGAAAAAACAAGTGTCCCAGGAAGAACTAGTTAAGCAATTTGTTGAATATGCAACCATCTCACGCCGTGAGGGTATGCTTGCACTCGAAACGAAGGTTGATGAAATCAATGATCCGTTCTTTAAACAAGCTGTTCGAATGATGATTGATGGTCAAGAACCTGAATTTATCCGACACACGTTAAATGAACGAATTGATGCGATGCAAGACCGACACGCTTCTGGTGCCTCTATCTTCACTCAAGCTGGGACGTATTCACCTAGTTTAGGAGTGTTAGGTGCTGTACTTGGATTAATTGCTGCACTTGGAAATCTTGATGATACGGAAGCCTTAGGACATTCAATCGCTGCTGCGTTTGTTGCAACCCTTTTTGGGATTTTCTTAGGATATGTACTCTTCCATCCGTTTGCAAACAAATTAAAGCGTAAGTCAAGAGCCGAAGTTTTACATAACCATATGATTGTTGAGGGCACGATTGCAATTTTAAATGGAAGCTCTCCACGAGCCATCGAAGAATATTTAAGTGTATATATGGGAGAAAAAGAACAGCTTTCGTATATAGAAGGAGCTGAGCAGGAAAATGTCAGCTAG